The following is a genomic window from Candidatus Palauibacter scopulicola.
CTCTCGGCGGGCGAACGCGTCCTTCTCGTGTCGGGCCCCAACGCGGGGGGGAAGACGGTGTTTCTGAAGACGCTCGGCCTGCTGTCCGCGCTCTCTCAGAGCGGCGTGCTGCCGCCCCTCGGCGCCGGGAGCCGGATCCCCTTTTTTCGCCGCTTCTTCGCGGTCATCGGGGACGAACAGTCGATCGAAGCGTCGCTCTCCACCTTCGGTGCGCAGGCGCGAAACCTGGCCGGCATTCTGCGCGACGCCGGAGACCGGGACCTCGTCCTCTTCGACGAGATTGGAAGCGCGACGGATCCGGCCGAGGGGGGCGCGCTAGCGGCGGCGTCGCTGCGGCGGCTGGCTCGGCAGGCTCGACTGACGGTGGCCACGACGCACCTCGGCGACCTCAAGCGCCTCGCCGACGAGAAGGCCGCGGCCGTGAACGCCTCGCTGGAGTTCGATGGAACGCGGCTCGAGCCGACATACCGTCTGGTCAGGGACCGGCCCGGCCGCAGCTACGCGCTCGTCATCGCCGCGCGGCTCGGGGTCCCGGATGACGTCCTCGCCGATGCCCGCGACCGGCTCGGGCCGGAGCACGTCTCGCTGGACACGCTCCTCGCCCGGCTCGAGGCCGAACGGGGCGAGGTCGAGGACCTTCGGGTCCAACTCGAGCGCCGGGCCGGAGAAACGGCCGAACGCGAACGCGACCTCGCGTCCAGGGAGACCGCCCTGGCCGATTCGGAGCGCGCCGCCGCTCGCCGGCGGGAGGTGGAGCGGCTCGCGGCGCTGCGCGAGGCGCGAGGCCGGGTGGAGGCCGCGATCTCACGGCTCGAGGCCGAGTTCGCGGCGGGGGATGAACTGCGCCGGCGGCAGGCGAAGCGGGCCGCGCGGGGGGAAGTGGAGCGGGCGCTTCGGGCGTCCTCCCGTGCGCTTGGTGCGCTGGGCGACTCCGCGCCTCCGTCCGCCGAGCGAACGGTCGGGGTTGGCGATACCGTCCGGTGGGACGCGTCCGAGCGGCCGGCGCGCCTCGTAGAGATTCGGGAGGACCGCGGTGTCATCGAGGTGGGAGGACTGCGGCTCACGGTACCGCTGCGCGAGCTGACGCCCCATTCTGCACCGGCGGGCGGTTCGTCCGGCCCGGCCGGCGTCCGCGAAGCCGCCGCACCGCCGCCGCGCCGACCGGACTTCAGCGTCGCCACGGAGGTCGATCTCAGGGGCCTGCGCGTCGACGAGGTGGAGGGGACGCTCAATCCGGCCGTCGATGCGGCTGTGGTCGGCGACCTCCCGTGGCTCAGGATCATTCACGGAAAGGGAACGGGCGCGCTGAGGGAGAGGGTGGGGCAGCTGCTCGCCGCGGATCCGCGGATCCGGCTCTTCAGAACCGGTGAATCGAACGAAGGGGGCACAGGCGTCACAGTCGTGGAATTCGAATGAGCGCGGGTTGCGCGCGGTGCGCGGGATGATGGACCGCTCAGCTCCCGGTGCGGAGGCGGGATCGTGGTGAGCGACAGCCTCGTAGAGGACATCCGCGCGCGGGCGGACATCCTCGAGATCCTGGGGGAGTACGTCCAGCTGCGACGATCGGGGAAGAGCTACCGCGGACCCTGCCCCCTGCACGGCGGAGACGGCCCGAACTTCGCGGTCGAACCGCAGCGCCAGATCTTCAAGTGCTTCGTCTGCGGGGAGGGCGGGGACGTCTTCGGCTTCCTGATGAAGCACCTCGGTCTCGACTTCCCGGAGGCGGTACGACACGTGGGCGCGAAGGTCGGGATCGAGGTTCCGCACCGGGAGGAGCGCCGCGAGGATCCGTATGCGCCGCTGCGCGGAGTGCTCGCCTTCGCGGCCGAGTGGTTCCAGAGCCGGCTGCGCGAGGCGGCCGGCGCCGGCGCGCGCGACTATCTGAAGGG
Proteins encoded in this region:
- a CDS encoding Smr/MutS family protein, which translates into the protein MDHALRVIEFDRVLAAVGEGAVSEAGRAAVHGLRPLRNAASARRSLAAVHELRELIGSRDGWVLDPIAPLGGALRRLAIEDAALEPAQLLACGQVMAVARAVRRLEARLDPDGLPAEHVSRVWGEAALEKRIARTFDATGAVADGASPELRRIRRALATRRGRLVDELTRYARSLPERVRVPDASVTVRNGRYCIPVRREGKGIAGGLVHDASASRRTLFVEPSRAIEAMNEIRELELGEAREVDRILRDLSSAVRARASELAASHAALVELDSLRARALFADEMDAAPPAFVEAGSEGIHIRGARHPLLALDAGGAVPFDLDLSAGERVLLVSGPNAGGKTVFLKTLGLLSALSQSGVLPPLGAGSRIPFFRRFFAVIGDEQSIEASLSTFGAQARNLAGILRDAGDRDLVLFDEIGSATDPAEGGALAAASLRRLARQARLTVATTHLGDLKRLADEKAAAVNASLEFDGTRLEPTYRLVRDRPGRSYALVIAARLGVPDDVLADARDRLGPEHVSLDTLLARLEAERGEVEDLRVQLERRAGETAERERDLASRETALADSERAAARRREVERLAALREARGRVEAAISRLEAEFAAGDELRRRQAKRAARGEVERALRASSRALGALGDSAPPSAERTVGVGDTVRWDASERPARLVEIREDRGVIEVGGLRLTVPLRELTPHSAPAGGSSGPAGVREAAAPPPRRPDFSVATEVDLRGLRVDEVEGTLNPAVDAAVVGDLPWLRIIHGKGTGALRERVGQLLAADPRIRLFRTGESNEGGTGVTVVEFE